CACCCATGACAATATTGCTTGCTTTGTTGGCTTAAAACACTTAACTTTGAACAGTGTCTGTGTGCATTCTTAATGagtaaatataaaatgttaaaCCCCAAAGTGCAGAACTTTATTGAACGTTTGGAAATTTATGTATCAAAATATCTACTATACTATCAATATAATTATTGTGTACATTTGTAATTGCACATTTATGAACAGGATAGGTACAAATGAATTAGGGCATATACAAATGAATGTATGAGCATaccaaagcaaagcactcaGACGAATTGCTCTCCAAATGCCAGAATCTTTCTAGCACACTGTTGATACAGATAATGCTGTACTTCCCCCTTTACTGTACCTTTCAAGTTCCTGCCTGCACAGCAACATGTGTTTATGTGAAATGCACCTGACTGCACTTAACCATTGcaataaaatacattctttctTCACTGCTTCCATTAACCGTAGAATCACAAAAGAGACCTGCATAGACAAAAGATTTGATTAGCCAGTGTTTTTGGAAGGAGCAAACGTAGATAATGTAGGAATTTTGAGACTCGTTCCTGGAATTAAAGTTTTAGTGACAGAGGCACTTCATGACAAAGTTGAGAAAGATGGGAAAACTTTAGAAGCATTGCCCTGTGACAAACCTCCCCTTCACTCCCACCCCAGACACTTCTATAGCAGAAAATATACATACTCAATAAACCCAGTATAAAAACTTTTTTAAATGTGTacttttgttatttcatttcacCATAAATATTCCTCACCTATATTGTTTGATGTCATATGTTCAACAGGAGGATTAGCACTAACTTGCCACGTTGTTTTGACCTCCTTTTGGCCGTGCCCACTGGTGATGTCCACCTTCCACATTTCTGGGTGATCACTGACAGAATAATCAAAAAAATGCCCAAATTCAGTCAGGTGCTCAGATCTGAATTCACAGCCTGAACTGAGCACTACAAACATGGAAGATTATCTTACTTCTGATAGAACTTCTTGACAAGGGCTGGTCTGATCGGCAGCTGAAACACTTGCTTCTCATTTAGAGGGTTTTCTTTATAATATTTCAGGCAAGTTCTAGAGTAATATGAATCAAAAAGTTACATTCCTTGGAAAAATGCTGGTGCAACACTGCATAAACCTAACACAAAATTAAAGAGATCctcagattgctttttttttgttgttccttaAGTTTTACTTGCTACTATCAAAGAGAGTCTGATACTGCTATTTgtaaagtaaaaatgaaataattactgTGTCAAAGGGAAGAGGTTCTCATGTTCAAACTGGAGTAAGACTGTACAGCTGACCATTATCTCCAACATATGATGAAGCTTTTGAACACGATGGACTTGCTCCTGTAGATCTACTGATGTGGAAATGAAGTAATcctggaaaagcaaacagcttctgctctTAACTGGACACTCAGTTTCTACAGACACacaggctgctctctgcttactatattcattttcttgttctttggaAAAGTAAAGATATAAAGAATGGTCCAGCAGCATCAGAAAAAGTCAGAACTCTGGTGCCTGACAATGCTAATACCagacaaatgagaaatgatATATGAATAAGGAAACAATAATGACATTTCTGCCTATACTGTCCCATTCTCCTTATTTGCAATTCAGTTACTCAGCTTACAGGAAAGAtaacccccctcccccccaccaaCTGAGTGGGTTTAagagttaaaaatgaagaatctCACCAAATAGGTTAACGTTGTAAGTTCCCGGCctgtaaaataaacaagaaaaaaacaattaccAGATACTGTCAggtgaaatacaggaaaagccAGGTAACCTACCAGCTAATTCcactttgggaaaaaaaaaaaaaaaaaaaaaaaaaagtgcagccACTAAGATGGAAGATGTTATTTATCAGTACGGTCAATAACTCAAAACAAGGAACAAACCCACTGAAGTGGCAGGGTAGGGGCAGTATCTTACATACTGTTGGAGCTGCTCAACCATGGAAGCACCACATAGAAACCCATCTCATGCTTTGAAACAACCTCCTTCCTTGGATCTATATACTACAAACTGTATAAACACAGCTATTAGATATAAAAACCCTTGCTTGATTTCCTTTAACCCATGTAGACcacagaagaaaagacagaaagagcaAGGTCTTATTTTATCACCTACTGCAGACAGATAAGTAAACAGAACAGACCCGTTACGTACATTGACATTATGCTACCGTAGGTTCACCCAGGAGATATTTTtcagatagaaaaagaaatgcacagttCTAAGGGCAGTTATTTGgaaacaaattcatttcttaattttgCGAAGACATACACAGCAAGAGAGCACAAATGAAGAGGCTGGGTTTACAgtaacagcactgcagcagctgacagGCAGAAGTGAGATCACAGCAACCAGATCCTGCCATTACTTCCTGCACAAAGCAGGCTTTTCCCATGGATCTCTAATGACAACAGATTCTCGGCTTACCTATGAAAAAGCTGACATAATCCTTCTTCATCTTATCCAAACCAACCTCCAAGAGCATCTGAATTGGAGTGATGCCACTGAGGGACACGGCCTCCACCTTGCCATGGTAAGACTGCTGAATCAGTTTACTGAGCAAACCGCTGCTCCCTTGATGGATCTGAAAATTAAACAAGTTTTCCTGTGGGGTAACTATGTACAAAACACCACAGTATTATTTAGAAACACAACACCGTGGAAACATGCAAACTGTGACaagcaaaaacaacaccaacaaaacaatGTGGAAATAGGGGCTAAGTAAACAAGAACTGGACTCTGCTTCAAGCAACTGAAAAGGATAAAATTATTGTGAAATGCAGTTACATACCCATGGCTGTATTTCACCGCGCTCCATGAATTTTATGACCAGCGTGAGACACTCTACCAACTCCTGATAGgaacagacaccttcagaaaaatgatgcgacattttatttatctatccAGGCTTTCCCTTCAGCTGCTCAGTGAGTAACAACAGCccaacacagaatcatagaattactcaggctggaaaagacctcaaagatcaccaagtccaacctcagcctaaccactgtaccctaactctaacaaccccctgctaaatcTTATCTCTGAGCACATGTACTTGCAGAAACTGAACtgctcattaaaaaaacagattGCCAAaatgtccctgtttgttgcaggggagctggactggatggcctttaaaggtcccttccaactctaaggattccaTGACAGATGGCACTGCTTTTTGTGAAGTTTGTCACATTGCGACTTTGGAAATGGTCACTCTAAGGAAATAACAATCAGATCACAGAACTGTATATGATTTAAAGAGCAGAGCATCACATGTGCTTGACAGCAATGGAAACAGTTGATTAGTAATCTAAAAAACTAATAGAGGAGTAAGTAAGTCCTACAAGAACGGTAAAGCATGCAGCTTTATCACCTTTAAGACTTTCAGATCTAGAAAAACAGTTCAATAGATCACTGGCTTTCAGCTACAGAGCAGGTTGCACACTCCTGTTCAGCACCGTTATAatccaaaagaaatacagtgtcTCCTGCTAGATGCTGCAATGCCTTTGTGTGTTGTAATAAAGTGTGTGGTCTTATACAACTAAAATTAGCTCCTTCAGAAAAAGGTAACAATTTTCTGAAGAGCTGAACAGTACATAAAGGCCAGACAAGCTTACTTTCATTTCCTCAAGAAAGCAATACAGTATTGTAGGTACAGAGAAGAACTGAAGGACAATGGATGgataaaaaagaacaacctaCAACAATAACTAAAAGCCACCACAAAACACTACACTTACTTCTCATTTTGCACCATAACTGTTCAGCAAAATCCAGATCTCCTCGTTCACTGAAGATTGATTTTATAGAACTGTCCACTGCAGCAGTGTCACTTTTGATACTCTGAAAGAGTTAAAGTGAAAAAGGATGCCTAAGATTCAAAGACCTTCAaccaaagacagaaaggaagggaaagaagcatACCAAAACAGTCTCAGTATCTCCACAATTGCCAATTGAATGGATATACCTCTGTTTCATTCTTGCTTCCTGATACGCAGCACCCatcctgtttcttcttcaaatctaggaaaggagaaaataaatgtcacCATCATGCCAAAACAGTCCAGCCACCCCTGAGGCTGAATATAAACCCCTGGGCACACACCAGAACTGACATGGACTGCTGAATGACTAACACACAAAACATACTGATTGCTAAgtttttttcactgcaaaagCATATGGGTTGAAAAAAATACCTATCGCTTTCTTAGTATGCTTTATTACGACATACACATTTTCCCTCTCCACCTTTACTGGTTTCCTGTAGCTAAGCATTAACTCCTTATGCTCCAGGGCTGAAGCAGTGAGAGGTGACTAGCGAACTAATCAGTGTTCCTGGTTTTCTTCCATGTTTATTTGTCAAAGATAATTTTTGTCAGTTTCCCCATGTTCTACCTCCATATTCATTTGTGAAAAGCATATGGTTGCATCTGCAAACCTTGTGGTGTATTTGCCTATCTGATACTCTTTCTATGTACATTTAGAAATACTTTAAGCTTTTGCTAAGACTGCTATTGCTCAGTTTGAGCTGCTTTCAgaagctgccagcagctgggggTGCTTCACTTCAATATGTCAAAGAACTGCTGCCCACCACCGCTCCCTGGGACACTCTGCACTTGGAGATGTTCGTGTGCACACCAAGCAACTTGGAAGATGCAAACAGAACTCATCCAACTGCCTTCTAAACCTAATTATCTTATTTTGTAAGGAACAGAGACTACCTTTTGTATGAGATACTGGGACTAGTTATCCAACCACTTTATGCGAGttagcacagcacagaaattaCAATCTCTAATTCTAATACTTTGGAAGTTTTATGCTGAATTTCTTTTGGTTCTATGAAAGGTGACATCCCTCTCTTCCCATATAACACGCAACAGTTACCCATCAGAAATTCCTGGACCAGTTCAAAAGCTGGTTGGGTCTCTAAGGGCTCAGGCCACTCCATCACACCTGTCTTCAAGCCTTCAGCCAAAGCCTAAAAGCAacatcaaaaccaaaataacacCCAACAGTTACTATTTGAGGTTCTTCTTATGTCACTCTTCAAAATGTATGTACTTCCCCAGGCACCACACAGCTCCACAGAGCCAAGAATTTTGGAGCCCCTCCCATTTCTTGGCTTTGGCATTCCTGCTTTGTCCTGCGAGTCTTTAAGATTCATGAAACCAAACTCAGAACTTATTCTCAACGCTTTTGGATATCTTTGAGAATCCATATGGAGTCTTAAATACAGTAAATTATTCACACAGACACATCACCATTCCACACACATCTGAAACTGgaatttctctgttttacttACAAGGAGAAACTGCAGCTCTCTATAGAGGGGATACACAGGACTCCTGGGGTCCCCGGACTCCAACTTAATATTCTGAAAGGTCAGAAAAATTATGTCAGATTCAAACTTTAGGAATCAGGTATCCTAAGATTTTCACTAAGGAAATACAGAGTAATTAATAGATT
This window of the Excalfactoria chinensis isolate bCotChi1 chromosome 10, bCotChi1.hap2, whole genome shotgun sequence genome carries:
- the ZWILCH gene encoding protein zwilch homolog; protein product: MSAERRREAAAALHQRLLGIYEEGKKSLPERPCLFENDVEICFIGGSRKSPVETFWNGSSTLYVLQQAGRSEDSDSTGEPGADDALHSSQLTPMESTSPAALPVQRAKQLISLYTMAQNPNMTHLKISKLVVLPPLWIRCDGSDPEHTYWLGAEPLKAGNKITGISFHMVTCDGPTADKTCFVSLEELKTEHKVKHHSSIVTTKGFARYELISAAAMDDTTLGCESSISIDITWHTVDKILQAPPLCSTATLNIKLESGDPRSPVYPLYRELQFLLALAEGLKTGVMEWPEPLETQPAFELVQEFLMDLKKKQDGCCVSGSKNETESIKSDTAAVDSSIKSIFSERGDLDFAEQLWCKMRSVCSYQELVECLTLVIKFMERGEIQPWIHQGSSGLLSKLIQQSYHGKVEAVSLSGITPIQMLLEVGLDKMKKDYVSFFIGRELTTLTYLDYFISTSVDLQEQVHRVQKLHHMLEIMVSCTVLLQFEHENLFPLTQTCLKYYKENPLNEKQVFQLPIRPALVKKFYQNDHPEMWKVDITSGHGQKEVKTTWQVSANPPVEHMTSNNIGLFCDSTVNGSSEERMYFIAMVKCSQVHFT